The genome window CTTCTGCTTTCCAGGAAGGATTCGCAATTCTTTACGATCCAAACACTTATAGCTATAAATATATTGACAAAACTGGCAAATTTGCCTTCACGGATAAAAAATTCCTAAGAGCAGGTAAATTTAACTTTGGATATGCGAGAGTTGCATTAAGAATGAATGGTGAAGCCTACGATCGAACGCCAAAATATGAATGGGCATGGCTGTCCAAATCAGGTGAAATCTTAGATTTTCGTGAGCCATCAATTCTTGAAAGTAGCCAGAATCCCAAGCTAACGATCCGTGAAGGAATGATTCCTTGTCCAAGCTTGGATGAAGAAAAAAATATTAAATGGGGCTATCGAAATTTTAAAGGTGAATGGGTCATTCCGGCAAAATACTTTTCTGTAGAACCTTTTTATTTTGGCAAAGCCTTTGTTCAAACTGTAGAATCCTACAAAATGATTATTGATTCTCAGTATATTTTAATAAACGCAAAAGGAGATAATTTATTTCCCAATCATACCTTTAGAAACATTCAAGCACCTATACAAAATGGACTTGGCATTTTGTCATTCATGCCAGCACCGGGTGAATCTTTCGGTAAGAGCTATTTATACAATTGGAGAACAAATAAAAAAAGTGAATTCTCAGTTGTGGTTTCATTTAGAAATTTACTATGGGATGATAAATGGGTTCCTGCGACTGAATATAAGGAATATAAAGGGAACAAAATTGGTATTGGAGCTTACTATGATGACAATTTCCGAAAAGTCTTAGATCGAATTGATGGTAAATATATTTTCATTGATGCAGAATCTTTCTCGGAGAATGTAAGTTATGTGAGATTTTATGATCCAGAATCAGAAAAAAGCATCAATTATTCTGCCTACATAGATAGATCAGGAAAAATTCTTTTTTACTTTGATAAAGAAAAACTTACATATTCTAAACCTTACATGAAATCTGGATTTCTTCTTATCTCAAAAGCGGAATAGACGATCAAATCAAGTTATCGATAGATAACTCTGGGTTTATTCTTCTAACGTTTTCTTAAGATAGTTTAAATGCTCACGAATTTTGGTCTGGTTGGATGTAAAATTCTGTCTTCGAACTTGTTCATCTCTAGCATTTTTAAACCCAGATATTCCAAAAGTCATAATAACAATTATCGCATCACCTAGATTAGCGGGTGGTTTAGGATCAATTTTTTCAATAGCTATTTTTTCTAAGCAAGGAATATTCAATGCATTATCATAGGAGATTAGAGCCAAAGCTGCGGTGATTCGAATTTCCTGACTTGAATTTCGCTGAGATAATTCACATAAATTTGTTCTAATTTTTTCCGATTTAATATATGGTAAAACTTGAATCACAATATACTTAAGAGAATCATTCGGAGAATTTTCCGTAAGGATTTCTTCATAGTATTTTCTTTGTTCGTTGATTGAAGCCCAATCTCTAAGCGCTCTAAGCGCGACCGATTTTTCTTTAAAAGAACTCTTTTCCGAATCAAGAATTTCTAGAAAAATAGGAAGGTCTTGTTTACTACCATTTGCTTGAATATAATCGATCACCAAAACTCTTAATGTAGGATCCTGTAAGTAATTTCGAATATAAGAATCATATGGATTTATATTTTTGATTTTGTTCGCATTATTTGTGAAGACACCAAAAGCTATTTCTCGATTTTTTTCATTTTTTTGCTCTATTTCCTCTTTTAACATTTTTTGAGTCTTACTGGGTATTGGATACATGATGAGTCTCAGTAAATCTTGCTTTTTTCTAGTGTCGAATTCATTGCGGTAGAGTTCAATAAATTTGGATTCGAATTTTGAGTAGCGATCTTGGATGTATTGCTTAGTTTCCGAAGTCGTCATATGATCATCACGGAACATATTGAGAATTTTCTCATCGACTTCAGCATCTGCGAATCCTTTAGCTGCTTCGATTCCGGAAATTCGATTCCAGTAGCTTTTATCATTCAATAATAACTTGATAAATGGAAGAGATTTCGATTTGTAAGTTGATAATTTGACTCCGAGATTTTTCTTTTCGAACAATCCTCCCGTTTTCAAAATTGAATTATAGACTGATTCTTGCGCTTGAAGCTCGAAATCTATTCCTGCCATTGTGAAGATAATTGCGATTGTAAAAATATTTAGGAAAGCGCGGGCATTGTGTACTAATTTATTCGATCTCATAGCGTGTAATTATAGAATATTCAATAAATTAGTCAATAGGAGAATATCCCCTATTTCTAGAAAATTTAATTAGATTTTTGTCCATTTTCTGAGGACATATTCTAGTGGTCCTTGTGCAAAATATCTTAACCAAATATTGCTAAAAATCAAATTGAAAATATATATGGGAACGGAAAGGAAGAAATAAATTTCTGGAGGCAATTGCCCATAGAACCCTAGTCCCCATCCATTAAAAATAAAATTACAAATAAATGACTGTGATAGATAATTCGTTAGCGACATTCTTCCAGATCCAGCGACCAAATTTATAAATCCGAATCGAATTTTCCGAAGGAATAAAGTTAACGAGTTAACAGTGTAATTTTTCTCCGAATTCAATTCAGCTGCCTCGATGAAATATTTCCAACCTAGGCAATACAAAAGCGATAGACTCAATCCTCCGAAAGCAAGAAATGAAGAAAATATCGCTCCATACACAAAATCATGATTTAGAAAATAACTAATCGTATAACATAAATTTGATACAATTGCAATAATGACAATTGTATAAACTCGCATTCTGTTCATTCGGAGAATGCTTAGAATCTCACTCAAGTCTTTATCGATAATTCTATTTTTGTGAGCCCAGATCCCAATAAGAAACATCATGAATGCAGAAGGCCAATTGTAGAGAACTAAGTAGGGAAATGAATAGAAAAGTTCATAAATTTTCTGAATTGCAGTTGTGGGAAAATCAGCAAGATGCGCTTTTATAGAATCTTGAGAAAGAGCTTGCAGGATAGTCTCATTGGTCGAATCCATATAAGTTAATAAACCCAATAAAAAATAGCAAACTAGAGATAATAACCAAAACAATACTACTGCTAACTTCCATTCAAAAAAGGAAATATTCCTAAATTGATATAGGATAAAACCTAATATTGCATAGGTGACGAGAATATCTCCGTCATATAGAAATGCTGCATGGATAATTCCGAAAAATAATAAACCAATCAATCTTCTATAGAATTTCCGTCTTGACGATTGATCGGAATCCTTTGTCGAGTTTTTCGTTTCAATTTGGATTCCGAAGCCATATCCGAATAGAAACGAAAAGATGATAAAAAATTTGCCTACGACAAAGAAACTTACAATTGCTCGAGCCCAATTCGAAATCTGAGAATTAAATTCTGAGAAGCCATACATGGGCTCAGCCAAATAAGGAAGATTCGCAATCAAAATTCCAAACAAAGCAAAGCCACGCAGAAAATCCAAATACAAAATTCTTGGATTTAAATTGTTTGAACCATGCATGGATTCATATAGCACGAATCATCTGAAATTAGTCAATAAAATCCTTGCATAAGTTTTTCCAATCCGACCTCTCAGCTTTTCCAGGTTTTCTCTCACCAAAAAACTGCACTATGAGTTCATCTTGATCATCATAGACTTCAATAGATTGTACATCACCATCGGCAGTTGGTTTTCTAACTAGCCAAACATTACTTATACGATCTTCTCGCAAATGCAAATTGAATTCTTTGTCAAATACATTCAACCATGGACCCATTCTTTTGATATTTTGTACTGTCCCTGTATGTATTTGTACAATACCTGGATTGTATACAAAAACCATTATAGGTATTTCATTGGCGGATGCTTTTTCTAACATTTTGTTAACTGAATCTTTATCTAGTTTATTACAGAATTTACCTTCAGCTATGGACATCGCTTGGATTCTTGACACAGAATATCGATTCAACAATCCAAAAAAATCATGCGTATCTTGCAATCCGCTCCATTCATCTAGAAATAGTTTCTTCTGATCATCATCCAATTCCGATTTTTGTATTGGAGCTTTCTGGATTTTTGTTTCAAGTTTGATAATTGTATCGGCATCATTATTTCCATAATCAGCAACGATTTTAGAGAATTCTTCGTGATCGCTCTGTTGATTCAAATGAATTTTATGTACGGCAGTTCCAAATTTATCAAAAAATTGTATGCTACGACTTATATCTCCAGTTTGTTTCTCGTCTTGAACTGCAACTACATACTTCCAATGACTCAAGAAAATTCTTAAGTCTATGTCTTGACCGGTAAAAAGTCCCATTTGATTGTTCTTTTGGAATTCTCCATAAATTCCTTTTCTTTCATGGACACAATGTTCATTACGAGTCAAAGCCATTACATAGCCAAGATCTTTGACTCTGGATAAAATATCTGCGGGACTAATATTGAGAATTGTGATTATTGGATTTTCACTCCCGATATCAGTTAGCAAAAGTTCAAGTTCTGAAACGTTTAACATTTCGGCACCGTCACGAATTCTCAATTTTTCATTTTCATTCTTTAATTGAATCCATTTGGATTTCAATTCTTCTCTTGGGTTTAATTCTTTAGTTTCGTTCATTCTGTTCACTTTTCCTTATATTTATACTATTATTTCTAATCAATGGCTTTATTGCTGATTCTGAGAAACCACCAATTCTAGATTTTCCTAATTCATAAATCTGGGCTGATACTCCAAAATTATTTTCTAAGAGGTCGGACGAAATCACTTGGTTTGGGCTACCATCCTTGATGATTTTACCATTATCCAAAATCAAAATCCTATCAGAATAGATCCCAGCAAGATTCCAATCATGCAATATAACAAATATCGCATATCCTATATTAGCTAGATGCCGTAATATTTCCATTATACGATGCTGAAGCAAAACATCTAATGAATTGACAGGTTCATCAAGAAGAATCAATCCTTTAGTTGGTTCATCAGATTCCAATTGACACAAAACTCTTGCTATCTGAACTCTTTTCTTTTCTCCTCCGGAGAGTTCATCATAGAATCGATTTCGAAGATGGTCGACCTCAGTCAAACCCATTGCTTTGTCAACATATCGAAAAGTCCTCTCCCGATCACTCGTATATGAAGATCTACCAAGCTCGACAATTTCTGAAACCCGCATTGGAAAACTAATATGAGAATCTTGTGGCAATACCGAACGAATTTTAGCCATTTGTCTCCAACTCAAGTCAGCTATTGATTGTTCATTTAAAAAAACTTCACCGCCATCTGGTCTCGATTCTCCAGTCAAGATTCGAAAAAGTGTGGACTTCCCTTCCCCATTGCGTCCGAGAAGTGTAACTAACTCGCTGGATTCGATTTGGATATCAATGTCTTTGAGAATTTCCCTAGATCCAAATCTCTTATTAATCTTTGCTGCTCGAATCATTTTGTTAGTTGATCCTTTTTCGATAATATCCATATAAAAACAGGTGCACCAATTCCTGCGGTTAGGATTCCAATTGGAATTTCGGTTGGAGGAATAAGTATTCGGGATATCCAATCACTTGTTACCATGAGAATCATTCCGAGTAGAGCGGATGCAGGCAAAAGAAAATTGTGATTCGCTCGGCCAAATAATCTTATTATATGTGGAACAACCAATCCTATAAAACCAATGATTCCTGTTATCGACACGATCGCTCCGACAGATAAACAAATGATCAATAGGGCGAACATTTTGAACTTTTCGATGGAATAGCCAATATGCAAAGCTTCCTTGTCACCAATGATTAGAGCATTCAATGGTCCGGCAAAAAATGGAATGCTAAACACTGGCAATAGAGCAAAAGGCATCACACTTAGTACGGCAAACCAATTGGCTCCACCAAGAGAACCCAAAGACCAAAATGTAATCTCTCTTAGTTGAGAGTCAGAGGCTAAGAAATGAAGCAGTCCGAGAATCGATCCACAGATAGCATTCATTCCAATTCCCATGAGCAGTAATTTGAGAACTGATACTTGACCATTTCGCACAGACATAAAGTATACAAGTGCCGACACAGAAACGGCTCCTAGAAAAGCAAAGCCCTGGAGAAAAAATAGAATTCCGACTATTTGCGTGAAGAAGACAATCGCAATGGAAGCAAAAACCGCACTCCCAGAAGCAATCCCAATCAAGGAAGGTTCTACTAGAGGATTGCGGAATATCCCTTGGATGATCGCACCAGAAACTGCAAGTCCTGCTCCAGATACAATCGCAAGAATAAAACGTGGCATTCTAATATTATAAAATACAGTTTTTTCAATACTTTCTTCGGCGGACAAAATGTCCCGCCAACTGATATCGACTGAACCTTGAAATAAATAAATGGGACTCAATGCAGCGAATATCATAAAAAGAAATGTATAGATTAAACCATTTCTCATTTTCGAGAACTTTCATTCTGGATTTTGGATTGTAGCTCTTCAATGGCAACGTCTAAGCGAGATGAGAATCCAAGTAAGAGAAGATCATCCATTGATACAATTCTTGGTCTCTGATTCAATTTGATCTCTTCCAGACCTGATAGTTTCCAGATCGCTTCTCGTCCGCCTAAGGATTGAAGAGTATGATCCGTAATCAATATTATATCAGCCTTTTTCTGTAGAATTACTTCCGCAGATAAAGGTTTGTATCCTTCATATTCAGAGATATAATTTTCGGCTCCAGCTAACTCTATGATCGATGATGCACTGGTTTTTTTGCCAGCCACAAGAACCGCGCCTCGAGCAGGAGAAAATACCATCATCACAACGGGCTTTTTTTTCCATGGTAAATTAGTTGTTAATTTCTGAACTCGATTGCGAATCCGATCTATAAGAATTTTTGCTTCATCCTGAGCTGAGAGTAAATTGCCCACGAATTTTATGCGTTCTAAGCAATTCTCAAGACTTGGTTCTCCACTCAGAATTTTGGTTTTGATTCCCAATTTGGATAATTGGTCGATTACGGATGGCGGACCAGCATCTTCCGTTCCAATGACCAAGGTTGGTTTCAATCCAATGATTCCTTCCAGTGACAGAGCTCTTTGGTATCCTACTTTTGGCAAACTGAGTGCTTTTTCTGGATACATAGAAGTTGTATCAGAACCGACCAAATGGTCACCTCGCCCCAAGGCGTAAATGATTTCCGTCAAGGATCCATTCAGAGAAACCACTCTGAGTTCAGGCGGACTGGTAGCCTGAGAAAGCAGAGACGAGCAAAATCCTGCAATAAGGACGCCGACCAGACAGCCAATAACTCTTTGTTTTGTAAAAATTTCCTTCATATTGACAAACTGCAAAGGCCTGAACCAAATGTCAAAACTATATTGAGACTTACTCTCATTTTCAATTATTTCTTGACGAAAATACAATAATTTTTCCATGGTCATATTGAGACTAATTCTCAACTAAGCTTTTTGGAGAAACATACTTTGAACAAAAAAATAATATTCAGCCTTTTAATCATGAGCCTTGTCTGGGCTTGCAATGAAACATCTGATTCCGATGAAGAGTCGACACTTTTTACCTTACTTGCTTTAGATCAACAGAGTAAAGCAGCAGCGCAAGCAGCTAAGCAATGCGAGACCACTTACAACAATAATGCGACAAATGATTTCGACAATCTAATTGAATTGTGTAAGCCGAGTGCAGGCGCTGGAAGACATTTTAGATTTGAAAATGTCGGTATGACAACTAATAATGGTTATCTCAATCTTTTGATTGGTTATGGACTAAGAACAGATACTAGTAATTTTCCAGTGGCTACTGGATTTGGTGGAAGTCAATCTCCTACTACGAACTCTGGTGACGGTAGATGGAGAATTTTTGCGGGAACAAGTTCAAGCTGTAATAGATCTTGGATCGTGTCCACATTCAGTGGAACTAACGGATCAACAAATCTCACAACCCAAGATCTATTTACAACTCAAGCTATAGCGACACCAAGTTTTTCTGCCGGTTCTTGCCCAGGTGGAGCAAACCAAGCAACAGGAATCCACGGACCTTCCACTATCTGTCTAGATGTTACAAAAGGATCGAATGGAAATTCACCTAGAGTCACAATCTGGGCGACCGGATTGAATGGTGCAGATTGTTCAAATCTTTCTACCTTAACTTCAACAAATTCAATCTATGAAAAGAAGGACTGGCCTAGTCTAGTTGAGACACGCGATGATAGAAATTTTATCTATCGTAGCAATGATGGAACCTCACTTAATAAAGTAGTCGTAAGATCAGAGACAGCAATTACAGACTAACAGAGACTATAGAGAATATATTCGGGGATAGCATTCAATTCTATCCCCATTTTTCAGGAGAGAAAAATGAAACTTCTATTCAATACAATTATCATACTATTGCTTATACAATGTTCTTTTGAACAAAAACAGGAAGAGGATGATGCCCTCGTAAGTCTAGTCGCTCTAGACATTCTATCAACTAGCTCGAATCAATCGGGAGAAGATACTGCTTTAGATAAAGTAACTACAACTCAAGAATCTTCAAATGTATTTGTCTCAAATGTTAATGCTTCATCTACAAAAAATTGGGTCTTTATTAGCCTTCAGTCTGGTGGAACGCAAGTATTATCTACAGGGGCTTGGGATATTCGAATCCGAAGATTTCTGATTGGAACGAATAGTGGAACGTCTGGTTCAGGAAGTGCGGGAGCATGTGACTCTGGATCTGTTGCCTTTAATTCTGTGTCTTCGTTGAATTGTACAATTCAGGTAGACAGCTTGCAGTCGCAAGATGGCGGAGGGTTTGCAGATGTAAATGATAGCGCAAATCCTGCACTATTCAATTGGTACAGCTACAACAATACAATCCTAACAGCAAAGAACAACGTTTATCTCATTAGGGGAACAAATGGAACGTCAGTTTTCAAATTGCAAATGATGGATTATTATAGTTCGTCAGGAACATCTGGTTATCCAAAATTTCGTTGGTCACGGATCAATTGACACCATTCATATATTTTGTAAAAAAAATATAAATGAATTAATAAATATAATCACTTCAATATTTAAATAAAAAATCTAAAAATATGTTAGTTCATTCTAAAAAAGTAATCTTTATCATTTATGCTTCAGTAATATTCACAATTCTCTTCTTTTCAAAATTGAATGGCGAAGAAAATAAAATTGAGACTGAAAATTCAGAAAAAAAGGAAGTATCCGATCCATGGAATCTAGACAAGAGCCAGATAACAGTAACAGGGACAAGACGCAAGAAATTACTCAAGGACAGTATAGTCAAAACAGAAGTGATCACGCGCAAGGACATAGAATCAATGGGTGCAAGAACTGTTGCGGACACTCTGGGCAATGTTCCAGGAATCGAAGTGCGTCCAGCAGAAGCGGGACAGAGGGGTGAGTCAGTTAGGCTTCAAGGTCTTAGCGCACAAAATGTCCTGATCCTAATTGATGGACAGCGTGTAACTGGAAGATTCAACGGATCTATCGACTTGACAAGATTCAAAGTAGAAGATATTGAAAGAATAGAAATTGTCAAAGGTGCATCGTCATCTTTGTATGGCTCGGATGCAATCGCTGGAGTGATCAATATCATCATGAGAGAAGCAACCGAAGACTACCAAGCAGACTTCCGATCATTATATGGAACTGGACGAAAACTATTCTATGGAAGTGGTGGTGAATTTCGAAATTCAGGATCGGTTGGCATCCGAGAAGATTTCTATTCTACTCAATTTACGGCAGGCTGGCATCGAGGAAATGGTTATGACTTAACACCTGATGCGAGTCCTGGGTCAAAAAACAATAGATTCCAATCACAAAAAGATGGATACGATCCAACTCCAGAAAATATGTCGGACCTGAATAAGCTTATCCTTCTGAGAACCAATACTCGATACCAACCTCCCCTTGAGAATACCACATCCAATAAATTTCAAGATTTGAATGTATCGAATCGCTCCGTCTTTCACCTAACAGATAATACTGATCTCCTATTAAATGGAGTATATCGATATTTAGATCAAGAAGGAGTTGATTCTAGTGAACCTCGCAGAGTCTTTGATAGGCGCAATCAGACGCATGACTTCATGGGAGCTGTTGGGTTAGAATCTGCAATCAATGAAAAGACACATCTAAGTTTAAATACGAATTATTCAAGGTTCGAGGATCGCTTTACTTTAGATCAACGGAACTCAGATGAACTGAATAAAAATGAAGGTCTACTGAACAATGTTTATGAATTCCGTTCAAGGCTTGATCTTAGTCAGATTGAGAATCACACTTTCTCACTTGGCGCTGAAGCTCTGGCAGAAAATATTCGATCACCCAGAATTGAAGCCGATTGTCTCAAAAACTTTCCCAACTTCTGTCCAAATACTTTGTTTGATCTTCCACCTGCAGAAGACAGTGGAAGTGCAGCTCGGCAAAGAAATGCAGTTTTCATTCAAGATGAATGGAAGGTTTCTGATAAAAAAAATTTTTCCGTAATTCCTGGAATTCGTTATGAGAATGATAGCCAATTTGGCAATCAGACAATGCCGAAACTTTCGGCTAGATGGGATGCAACAAAAGAATATATCTTTCGAGCGAGTGCTGGGTTGGGTTATCGAGCACCAAACTTTGTTGAACTCTATTATGATTTTCAGAATCCAGGTGTGGGCTACAGAGTCACAGGAAACCCAGATCTCAAGCCCGAAATTTCACGAAGTTATAATCTTGGAGGAGAGTGGGAACCTAATAAAAAATTCTGGTTTTCTTGGAATTTATTCTACAACAATATCGACAACCTAATAGGAACCAGACTACAACCAAATCGAGATACTGCTGGATTGCAAATCTATCAAACAACAAATTTTGAAAAAGTAGAGACAAACGGAATAGAAACATCCTTGAATTATAAACTGAGCAATCGATTCACAGCATCTCTTGGCTATACATTCACAAATTCACGAAATCGTTTGACTAATCTTCCCATTGAATCCGTTGTAAGAAATCGAATCAATGGAAGTATAAGATATTATAATGAAAATAATAAATTTGGTTTCTCAATTTTCATGATAGCATTCGGCAAACAACCAATATACTGTGAGTTGGATGGACTTCATTGTAAGCCGGAAGTTGGAAGTGTAAATTCTCAGATCTATGCTGCGATCTCCAATCCCGAGGAGTTAAATCAATGGAGATCCAATATTCCATTGCCTTTACAAAAATACTGTACGGCAAATAATATCGGTTTCTGTAACGATGAGCCTGTGTATGGACATCGGATGGTCAATTCATTTACAAATATCAATCTTCGAGTATTCAAGAAAATTGGAAACCATTTAGAACTGTTTGCAGGAATAGACAATCTACTCGAGGAATATGATTTGATTTATAATCCGCAACGTCCTCGTTTTTTCTACTTTGGTGTGAGCGGAAGTTTTGTTGCATCCAAACAAGAAGAAAGTATTGCGCATTCCAATAATTAATTTTAAAACTTTACCAACTTAATCGATTTACAATAAAGATTCCACTTCAATCTTAGTAAAGTTAACATAGTTTAAGATTTTTTAACTATGAGCTTTAGTACTTAAATATGATAAAAAATATTAATCCATCGGATTTCTGGAATTTATCTTCCTTTTATCAGTTTATAATTTTTTTACTTTGTAAAGCGATTGAACATATAAAGTTTACTATTAGATTTCTATTTACTATCGTATTTTTATTTGCAGTTTCTGACTGCTCACCAATCCAACGGGAATTGGCAATTGAAAACGGTAAATTAGTTATGCCCGAGAATTGGAAAGGGGAAGCAGTCGCACTTTCCGGTACTTGGCTTGCCCTTCCAGGAATTCACAGCCAAGAAGAATTCTTTAAGAAATTAGATAGTACATTCCCAATTTCTATTCCTTCAACAGGATCGCAGTTTGCAGGATTGGAGAACAGAAGAACAGTTACAATTTATACTGAGATAGATTTTCCCAAGTCAGAATATGTACCAGAACTTTTGGGACTTGCTACCAAGAAAGTTTGGACTGCTCATAAAATATTTATCAATAACAGGATGTTATTTGAATTAGGATCCGTTTCAAACAATCCAGAATTTCATATAACAAAAATTAAACCAGCTATTGGAATTTTTCCATATAGTGATAAATTAAGAATCTTGATTCAAATTTCAAATTTTGCTTTTGAAGAACAAGGAATTCTTGAAGCTCCCATCCTAGGTGGATCCAATAATGTATCTTATATTTTCTATTCTAATAAATTTCATGACATAGTCCTTCTACTATTTATGGCGATTTTGGTAGTAATAAATATTGGAATGTATCTGTCCAACACGAAGGATAAAGGTTCCATTCTTTACACCTGCCTTTTAGGAATGGTGATGATAAATGTGCCCTTTAGCTCATCAACGGATCGCATTATCTGGGATATATTTCCAAACTTAGATTATTTCACATTGGTCAAAATTGAAATTTTTAGTGTTTATTGTATAATGCCTTTTTATCTTCTTTTTCTAAGCTATATATTTCCAAAGGATCTTAAGCGATCATTTGTGTATTATTATAGCCTGTATAAAATAACGATACTTGCCATTTCCTTTTCAAACAAAGATATTATGTTCTATATGATTTCTTATGTTATCTTAGCTGATGTTGTCCTAAATCTTTATACATATTTTATTATGATTTTGGCTGTCATTCGCAAACGGCCTCAAGCAAAGCTAATGCTATTTGGATTTGGAATTGTCACTGCATGCTTCGTTAATGACTCGCTAGTTGAGTTAGGATTGATTGAATCTGGACATTTAGCACTCTATGGAGTTACGGGTATGTTTTTTGCTCACTCATCAGCTCTCGTGTTTCGGTTAAGAAAAATTCATTTTGAGAATGAACTTTTGACAGAAACTCTTCAAAGAAATACTGAGAATTTAGAGATCCGCGTTGATGAGAGAACTCGAGCTTTACAAGATGCAATGGAGCAAGTGCACAATACAAATAAATTAAAAGATAGATTCCTATCTATTGTTTCTCATGACATAAAATCTCCTCTCTCTGGTGTTATAGGATTAATAAAAATCCTAATTAATGATACGGATATTGATGCAAATCAGCAAAAAAGTATTTTAGACTCTTCAAAAAAGTCACTGGATAATTTGCTATCTATGACATCGGATATTTTAAATTTTGCAAAAGAGCAATCGATACGAATTCTTCCTGATTATGAATCTGTCAATTTTTCTCAGCTTATCAATCTATCTTCCATTAAGCTACAAGGCTTGCTCATAGAGAAACAACTGACAATGGAAATCAAAGGAGATTCGGAACTATCCACAATAACAGATCCAAAACTTTTTGGAATAGTGATTACAAATTTGATTTCTAATGCTATCAAATATTGTAAAGTAAATGGCA of Leptospira sp. GIMC2001 contains these proteins:
- a CDS encoding FecCD family ABC transporter permease, coding for MRNGLIYTFLFMIFAALSPIYLFQGSVDISWRDILSAEESIEKTVFYNIRMPRFILAIVSGAGLAVSGAIIQGIFRNPLVEPSLIGIASGSAVFASIAIVFFTQIVGILFFLQGFAFLGAVSVSALVYFMSVRNGQVSVLKLLLMGIGMNAICGSILGLLHFLASDSQLREITFWSLGSLGGANWFAVLSVMPFALLPVFSIPFFAGPLNALIIGDKEALHIGYSIEKFKMFALLIICLSVGAIVSITGIIGFIGLVVPHIIRLFGRANHNFLLPASALLGMILMVTSDWISRILIPPTEIPIGILTAGIGAPVFIWILSKKDQLTK
- a CDS encoding WG repeat-containing protein, encoding MHRKLFYLFPLLFVTYGCSTVQFVFGNIFHREIEAATIVVEASKIVFPSYPSATAYYGLISREGKIVENLSENWRDHFSEGLSASAKCDENNKNCKYGFQNDKFQWVIPPQWTYRPSAFQEGFAILYDPNTYSYKYIDKTGKFAFTDKKFLRAGKFNFGYARVALRMNGEAYDRTPKYEWAWLSKSGEILDFREPSILESSQNPKLTIREGMIPCPSLDEEKNIKWGYRNFKGEWVIPAKYFSVEPFYFGKAFVQTVESYKMIIDSQYILINAKGDNLFPNHTFRNIQAPIQNGLGILSFMPAPGESFGKSYLYNWRTNKKSEFSVVVSFRNLLWDDKWVPATEYKEYKGNKIGIGAYYDDNFRKVLDRIDGKYIFIDAESFSENVSYVRFYDPESEKSINYSAYIDRSGKILFYFDKEKLTYSKPYMKSGFLLISKAE
- a CDS encoding heme ABC transporter ATP-binding protein, with amino-acid sequence MDIIEKGSTNKMIRAAKINKRFGSREILKDIDIQIESSELVTLLGRNGEGKSTLFRILTGESRPDGGEVFLNEQSIADLSWRQMAKIRSVLPQDSHISFPMRVSEIVELGRSSYTSDRERTFRYVDKAMGLTEVDHLRNRFYDELSGGEKKRVQIARVLCQLESDEPTKGLILLDEPVNSLDVLLQHRIMEILRHLANIGYAIFVILHDWNLAGIYSDRILILDNGKIIKDGSPNQVISSDLLENNFGVSAQIYELGKSRIGGFSESAIKPLIRNNSINIRKSEQNERN
- a CDS encoding DUF418 domain-containing protein; translated protein: MHGSNNLNPRILYLDFLRGFALFGILIANLPYLAEPMYGFSEFNSQISNWARAIVSFFVVGKFFIIFSFLFGYGFGIQIETKNSTKDSDQSSRRKFYRRLIGLLFFGIIHAAFLYDGDILVTYAILGFILYQFRNISFFEWKLAVVLFWLLSLVCYFLLGLLTYMDSTNETILQALSQDSIKAHLADFPTTAIQKIYELFYSFPYLVLYNWPSAFMMFLIGIWAHKNRIIDKDLSEILSILRMNRMRVYTIVIIAIVSNLCYTISYFLNHDFVYGAIFSSFLAFGGLSLSLLYCLGWKYFIEAAELNSEKNYTVNSLTLFLRKIRFGFINLVAGSGRMSLTNYLSQSFICNFIFNGWGLGFYGQLPPEIYFFLSVPIYIFNLIFSNIWLRYFAQGPLEYVLRKWTKI
- a CDS encoding HEAT repeat domain-containing protein produces the protein MRSNKLVHNARAFLNIFTIAIIFTMAGIDFELQAQESVYNSILKTGGLFEKKNLGVKLSTYKSKSLPFIKLLLNDKSYWNRISGIEAAKGFADAEVDEKILNMFRDDHMTTSETKQYIQDRYSKFESKFIELYRNEFDTRKKQDLLRLIMYPIPSKTQKMLKEEIEQKNEKNREIAFGVFTNNANKIKNINPYDSYIRNYLQDPTLRVLVIDYIQANGSKQDLPIFLEILDSEKSSFKEKSVALRALRDWASINEQRKYYEEILTENSPNDSLKYIVIQVLPYIKSEKIRTNLCELSQRNSSQEIRITAALALISYDNALNIPCLEKIAIEKIDPKPPANLGDAIIVIMTFGISGFKNARDEQVRRQNFTSNQTKIREHLNYLKKTLEE
- a CDS encoding hemin-degrading factor → MNETKELNPREELKSKWIQLKNENEKLRIRDGAEMLNVSELELLLTDIGSENPIITILNISPADILSRVKDLGYVMALTRNEHCVHERKGIYGEFQKNNQMGLFTGQDIDLRIFLSHWKYVVAVQDEKQTGDISRSIQFFDKFGTAVHKIHLNQQSDHEEFSKIVADYGNNDADTIIKLETKIQKAPIQKSELDDDQKKLFLDEWSGLQDTHDFFGLLNRYSVSRIQAMSIAEGKFCNKLDKDSVNKMLEKASANEIPIMVFVYNPGIVQIHTGTVQNIKRMGPWLNVFDKEFNLHLREDRISNVWLVRKPTADGDVQSIEVYDDQDELIVQFFGERKPGKAERSDWKNLCKDFID